Proteins from one Burkholderiaceae bacterium DAT-1 genomic window:
- a CDS encoding aminotransferase class I/II-fold pyridoxal phosphate-dependent enzyme, with product MTFTSKFPDLGLTIFSRMSQLALQHGAINLSQGFPDYPCHDNLIQGAADAMREGFNQYAPMPGLPVLRQAIAAKLALQGHEVDADQEITVTAGATQALYTAIATTLHAGDEAIIIEPAYDSYAPAIVAQGAIPVRVALAPTAFAMDWDAVRAAVTPRTRLIIINNPNNPATSVLTRSDLDELFIIADTHDLLVLSDEVYEHLVFDGHQHHSVLSHPGLRLRAFAVYSFGKTFHATGWKVGYVVAPAFLTAEFRKLHQYLVFSVATPLQVAIARHLQAPEHWQGLSAFFAAKRARLAPGLEAAGFRLLPVAGTYFQIADYRDIRSDLGELEFCEWLTKEVGVAAIPLSAFYADGRNQGLVRFCFAKQDTTLDAAIERLAKR from the coding sequence ATGACCTTTACCAGCAAATTTCCCGATCTCGGCCTCACCATTTTCAGCCGGATGTCGCAGCTCGCGCTGCAGCACGGCGCCATCAATCTGTCTCAGGGCTTTCCGGACTATCCCTGTCATGACAACCTGATTCAGGGCGCCGCCGACGCCATGCGCGAAGGCTTCAATCAGTATGCCCCCATGCCCGGCCTGCCAGTATTGCGTCAGGCCATCGCGGCCAAGCTCGCACTTCAAGGCCATGAAGTGGATGCCGATCAGGAGATCACCGTCACCGCAGGCGCCACACAGGCGTTGTATACGGCGATTGCCACCACGCTGCATGCCGGTGATGAGGCTATCATCATCGAGCCAGCCTACGACAGCTATGCGCCCGCTATCGTGGCGCAGGGAGCCATTCCCGTGCGTGTGGCATTGGCACCAACAGCCTTTGCGATGGATTGGGATGCGGTACGTGCTGCTGTTACGCCGCGCACGCGTCTGATCATCATCAATAATCCGAATAATCCGGCCACCAGTGTCCTGACCCGCAGCGATCTCGATGAACTGTTTATCATCGCCGATACCCATGATCTGCTGGTGCTGTCCGACGAGGTCTACGAGCATCTGGTCTTCGATGGCCATCAGCACCACAGTGTGCTGAGCCATCCGGGCTTGCGCTTGCGTGCCTTTGCGGTGTACTCCTTCGGCAAGACATTTCACGCAACCGGCTGGAAGGTAGGCTATGTCGTCGCGCCTGCATTCCTGACTGCAGAATTTCGCAAGCTGCATCAATATCTGGTGTTTTCAGTTGCCACACCGTTGCAGGTCGCGATTGCCCGCCATCTGCAAGCGCCCGAGCACTGGCAGGGCTTATCCGCGTTCTTTGCTGCAAAGCGTGCGCGACTGGCACCTGGCCTTGAAGCCGCCGGATTCAGATTGTTGCCCGTCGCAGGCACCTACTTCCAGATCGCCGACTATCGCGACATCCGTAGCGATCTGGGCGAGCTTGAGTTCTGCGAGTGGTTGACCAAAGAGGTGGGGGTGGCAGCCATACCCCTATCGGCGTTCTATGCTGACGGACGTAATCAGGGACTGGTTCGTTTCTGTTTCGCAAAACAGGACACCACACTGGACGCAGCCATTGAACGGCTAGCGAAAAGATAA
- the fba gene encoding fructose-bisphosphate aldolase class II (catalyzes the reversible aldol condensation of dihydroxyacetonephosphate and glyceraldehyde 3-phosphate in the Calvin cycle, glycolysis, and/or gluconeogenesis), with translation MALVSMRQLLDHAAENGYGLPAFNVNNLEQVQAIMQAADECNSPVIMQGSAGARKYAGEPFLRHLILAAVEAYPHIPVVMHQDHGASPAVCIQAIRSGFSSVMMDGSLMEDAKTPSSYEYNVDVTRRVVELSHAIGVSVEGELGCLGSLETGEGEKEDGHGFEGKLSHDQLLTDPEQAADFVKQTGVDALAIAIGTSHGAYKFTRKPTGDILAIERIKEIHARLPNTHLVMHGSSSVPQEWLEIIRQYGGDMKETYGVPVEEIVTGIKYGVRKINIDTDIRLAMTGAIRRHLATNKSEFDPRKFLKDAMGSARDICKARFEAFGCAGQASKIKALSLEAMSDRYKKGELAAIIK, from the coding sequence ATGGCCCTCGTATCAATGCGTCAATTGCTGGATCACGCTGCTGAAAATGGTTACGGCCTGCCAGCGTTCAATGTGAACAACCTCGAGCAGGTTCAGGCCATCATGCAGGCCGCTGACGAGTGCAACAGCCCAGTGATCATGCAAGGTTCCGCCGGTGCCCGCAAATACGCAGGCGAGCCATTCCTGCGCCACCTGATTCTGGCCGCTGTCGAAGCCTATCCGCATATTCCGGTGGTCATGCATCAGGATCACGGTGCCAGCCCGGCCGTGTGTATTCAGGCCATCCGCTCGGGTTTCTCCAGCGTGATGATGGACGGCTCACTGATGGAAGATGCCAAGACCCCATCCAGCTACGAATACAACGTCGATGTGACCCGTCGCGTGGTGGAACTGTCGCACGCGATTGGCGTGTCCGTTGAAGGCGAGCTGGGTTGTCTGGGTTCGCTGGAAACCGGTGAAGGCGAGAAGGAAGACGGCCACGGTTTCGAAGGCAAGCTGAGCCACGATCAGCTCCTGACCGACCCGGAGCAGGCTGCTGACTTCGTCAAGCAGACCGGTGTGGATGCTCTGGCCATTGCCATCGGAACCAGCCATGGCGCTTACAAGTTTACCCGCAAGCCTACCGGTGACATTCTGGCCATCGAGCGCATCAAGGAAATCCACGCCCGCCTGCCGAACACCCACCTGGTGATGCACGGTAGCTCCAGCGTGCCGCAAGAATGGCTGGAAATCATCCGTCAGTACGGTGGCGATATGAAGGAAACCTACGGCGTGCCGGTTGAAGAAATCGTAACCGGTATCAAGTACGGCGTGCGCAAGATCAATATCGACACTGATATCCGTCTGGCGATGACCGGTGCGATCCGTCGCCATTTGGCCACCAACAAATCTGAATTCGACCCGCGCAAGTTCCTCAAAGATGCCATGGGCAGCGCCAGGGACATCTGTAAGGCACGCTTCGAAGCCTTCGGTTGCGCAGGTCAGGCCAGCAAGATCAAAGCGCTTAGCCTGGAAGCCATGTCCGATCGCTACAAGAAGGGCGAACTCGCTGCAATTATCAAATAA
- a CDS encoding DUF4349 domain-containing protein translates to MRALWWSVIATVVLAACGRVDSELVSKPVVLNMQQKETPAAFMPPVEVPLHSAPMVEDVQADRADVNVRRYLAVSHSIELEVKAAEQVETTLSDLTKGVMQANGEILSSRFERNDRVNPSATLAFRLLPATVEPFFARIRGQGVIVSQGTESEDKTAEVVDVDAKLKNLTESRDRMRKLLAEKPGKLADIVELEKALTETQSELDSIVGRRKVLAKQTDMVRMTLEIHATRSIAERSAWMPLKDAWESSGFVFFSSLGHLLSALIALVPWAIPVGVLVWWAKRRWAKRKARAAAQ, encoded by the coding sequence ATGCGGGCGCTCTGGTGGAGTGTGATTGCTACAGTGGTGCTGGCTGCTTGCGGAAGAGTGGATAGCGAGCTCGTCAGCAAGCCTGTTGTGTTAAACATGCAGCAGAAAGAGACGCCTGCTGCATTTATGCCGCCTGTAGAAGTGCCCCTCCACTCAGCGCCCATGGTTGAGGATGTTCAGGCTGACAGGGCGGATGTAAATGTTCGTCGATATCTGGCTGTATCTCACTCCATCGAGCTTGAAGTAAAGGCTGCAGAGCAGGTCGAAACCACGTTATCAGACCTGACCAAGGGTGTGATGCAAGCCAATGGCGAGATACTGTCATCGCGTTTTGAGCGCAATGATCGCGTCAATCCAAGCGCAACCCTGGCGTTCAGATTGCTGCCTGCGACGGTTGAACCGTTCTTCGCCAGGATTCGCGGGCAGGGCGTGATTGTCAGTCAGGGGACCGAAAGCGAAGATAAAACCGCCGAAGTCGTCGATGTCGATGCCAAGCTGAAGAATCTCACCGAATCGCGTGATCGCATGCGCAAATTGCTGGCCGAAAAGCCCGGCAAGCTGGCTGATATCGTTGAACTGGAAAAAGCACTGACGGAAACGCAAAGCGAGCTCGATTCGATCGTCGGACGTCGCAAGGTATTGGCCAAACAGACCGATATGGTGCGCATGACGCTGGAAATTCATGCGACGCGATCCATCGCCGAGCGTAGTGCGTGGATGCCATTGAAGGACGCCTGGGAATCATCCGGATTTGTGTTCTTTTCGAGCCTGGGACATTTACTGTCGGCACTGATTGCCCTAGTGCCGTGGGCCATCCCGGTGGGCGTGCTGGTCTGGTGGGCGAAACGCCGCTGGGCAAAGCGCAAAGCGCGTGCAGCTGCGCAATAG
- a CDS encoding phosphoglycerate kinase, which translates to MKFKKLTDLDLAGKRVLIRVDMNVPVKDGKIGDDTRIRASLPTIEHALKAGAGVIVMTHLGRPTEGQVNEEDKLAPVAARLGELLGKTVPVLADWTGFQVKAGELVMLENVRCNVGEKKNKDDLGQAYAALCDVFVHDAFGTSHRAEASTYAVAKFAPVACAGILMAAELDALGKALAQPARPLVAIVAGSKVSTKLTILESLADKVDQLIVGGGIANTFLLAEGREIGKSLAEADLVDAARAVIAKIRARGGNVPLPSDVVVGQKFAADEPAVTKALADVTADDMIFDIGPNSAAELAAIVAQAGTIVWNGPVGVFEFDQFGKGTETLARAIAASKGFSIAGGGDTLAAVGKYGITDEVSYISTGGGAFLEFLEGKLLPAVEVLEARSE; encoded by the coding sequence ATGAAATTCAAAAAGCTGACTGACCTCGATCTCGCCGGAAAACGTGTTCTGATTCGTGTCGATATGAATGTGCCCGTCAAGGACGGCAAGATCGGTGACGACACCCGTATCCGCGCCAGCCTGCCGACCATCGAACACGCGCTGAAGGCCGGTGCCGGTGTGATCGTGATGACCCACCTGGGCCGTCCGACCGAAGGTCAGGTCAACGAAGAGGACAAGTTGGCCCCCGTGGCAGCACGTCTGGGCGAATTGCTGGGCAAGACCGTGCCGGTGCTGGCTGACTGGACCGGGTTTCAGGTCAAGGCAGGCGAGCTGGTGATGCTGGAAAACGTCCGCTGCAATGTGGGCGAAAAGAAAAACAAGGACGATCTGGGTCAGGCCTATGCCGCGCTGTGTGATGTATTTGTCCATGATGCCTTTGGTACCTCGCACCGCGCCGAAGCCTCGACCTACGCAGTGGCCAAGTTTGCACCCGTTGCCTGCGCTGGCATTCTCATGGCGGCCGAGCTGGACGCACTGGGCAAGGCACTGGCACAACCGGCGCGTCCGCTGGTGGCGATCGTCGCAGGTTCCAAGGTGTCGACCAAGCTGACCATTCTCGAATCGCTGGCCGACAAGGTAGACCAGCTGATCGTGGGCGGCGGCATTGCCAATACCTTCCTGCTGGCGGAAGGCCGAGAAATCGGTAAATCGCTGGCAGAAGCCGATCTGGTCGATGCAGCCCGTGCCGTGATCGCCAAGATCCGCGCCCGTGGCGGCAATGTGCCGCTGCCAAGCGATGTGGTGGTGGGCCAGAAGTTTGCCGCTGACGAACCCGCTGTGACCAAAGCGCTGGCTGACGTGACAGCCGACGACATGATTTTTGATATTGGCCCGAATTCAGCAGCCGAACTGGCCGCCATCGTGGCACAAGCCGGTACCATCGTCTGGAATGGCCCGGTCGGCGTGTTCGAATTCGACCAGTTTGGCAAGGGTACCGAAACCCTGGCGCGCGCCATTGCCGCCAGCAAGGGCTTCTCGATTGCCGGTGGTGGCGACACGCTCGCCGCGGTGGGCAAGTATGGCATCACGGATGAAGTGAGCTATATCTCCACAGGTGGCGGTGCCTTCCTCGAATTCCTGGAAGGCAAGCTGTTGCCTGCAGTCGAAGTGCTTGAAGCGCGGAGCGAATAA
- the gap gene encoding type I glyceraldehyde-3-phosphate dehydrogenase produces the protein MSIRIAINGYGRIGRNVLRAIYELNRNSEFKIVAINASGDIETNAHLTKFDTVHGRFNATVKADGDWLRINDENIRFFSTRNPAELPWRDLGIDVVLECTGAFTSKAKCQVHLDAGAKKVLISAPGDKDVDATIVYGVNHDILRSDMTVVSNASCTTNCLAPVAKVLNDAIGIEKGLMTTIHAYTNDQVLTDVRHKDLRRARSATQSIIPTKTGAAAAVGLVLPELNGKLDGYAMRVPTINVSMVDLSFVAKRDTSKEEINALMRDAANGLMKGVLGYNDLPLVSIDFNHTNEASIFDSTLTKVSSGNLVKVGSWYDNEWGFSVQMLNTARAMMAAK, from the coding sequence ATGTCCATCCGCATTGCCATCAACGGCTACGGTCGTATCGGTCGCAACGTATTGCGCGCAATCTACGAACTGAACCGCAATTCCGAGTTCAAGATCGTTGCCATCAACGCATCGGGTGACATCGAAACCAACGCCCACCTGACCAAGTTCGACACCGTTCACGGTCGCTTCAATGCCACCGTGAAGGCCGATGGCGACTGGCTGCGCATCAACGACGAAAACATCCGCTTCTTCAGCACCCGCAATCCGGCCGAACTGCCGTGGCGCGATCTGGGTATCGATGTGGTGCTGGAATGTACCGGCGCATTTACCAGCAAGGCCAAGTGTCAGGTGCATCTGGATGCGGGCGCCAAGAAGGTGCTGATCTCCGCTCCGGGCGACAAGGATGTCGACGCGACCATCGTGTACGGCGTCAACCACGACATTCTGCGCAGCGACATGACCGTCGTATCCAACGCCTCGTGTACCACCAATTGTCTGGCACCGGTAGCAAAGGTACTGAATGATGCCATCGGCATCGAAAAGGGTCTGATGACCACGATTCACGCCTACACCAACGATCAGGTGCTGACCGATGTGCGTCACAAGGATCTGCGTCGTGCCCGTTCTGCTACGCAATCCATCATCCCGACCAAGACTGGCGCAGCTGCGGCCGTGGGTCTGGTGCTGCCGGAACTGAATGGCAAGCTGGACGGCTACGCCATGCGCGTCCCGACCATCAATGTGTCGATGGTGGATCTGAGCTTTGTGGCCAAGCGCGACACCTCCAAGGAAGAAATCAATGCCCTGATGCGCGATGCCGCCAACGGCCTGATGAAGGGCGTGCTGGGTTACAACGATCTGCCGCTGGTGTCGATCGATTTCAACCACACTAACGAAGCCTCGATTTTCGACTCGACCCTGACCAAGGTGTCCAGCGGCAATCTGGTGAAGGTGGGTAGCTGGTACGACAACGAGTGGGGCTTCTCCGTGCAGATGCTCAATACCGCTCGTGCCATGATGGCAGCCAAGTAA
- the tkt gene encoding transketolase, with translation MASRTDLSNAIRFLSMDAVQQANSGHPGAPMGMAEIALALWGGHLRHNPANPHWADRDRFVLSNGHGSMLIYSLLHLTGYELSIDDLKQFRQLHSKTPGHPEYGYAPGVETTTGPLGQGITNAVGMAMAEKMLAAQFNRPGHAIVDHYTYVFMGDGCLMEGISHEACSLAGTWKLGKLIAFWDDNGISIDGHVEGWFTDNTPARFESYGWHVIAGVDGHDVDAVDAAIRAAKAVSDKPTLICCKTVIGKGSPNKQGTHDVHGAALGHAEIAAAREHLGWSHAPFEIPADVYAGWNARDKGATLESEWIKRFADYEAAHPELAAEFLRRMKGELPANWAEVKAAALQKINDAAQTVATRKASQIAIEAFSPAFPEFVGGSADLTGSNLTNWSGSKWIDSEGNGNYISYGVREFGMAAIMNGMALHGGVRPYGGTFLMFSEYARNALRMAALMKQNPIFVFTHDSIGLGEDGPTHQPVEQTATLRYIPNMNTWRPCDTMEAAVAWAHAIEQKSTPSSMILSRQNLPFVSRDAAQVDAINKGGYVLRDAANGAPKLVLIATGSEIELALKARELLEAEGVATRVVSMPCTNVFDRQDKTYQAEVLPRGTARVAIEAGVSDFWRKYVGLDGAVVGMDTFGESAPAPALFKAFGFTVENVVAVAKAVL, from the coding sequence ATGGCTTCTCGTACCGATCTGAGCAATGCGATCCGATTCCTCTCCATGGATGCAGTTCAACAAGCCAATTCCGGTCACCCCGGTGCCCCGATGGGCATGGCTGAAATTGCGCTGGCCCTGTGGGGTGGTCATCTGCGCCACAATCCGGCCAATCCGCACTGGGCAGATCGTGACCGCTTCGTGCTGTCGAATGGCCACGGTTCCATGCTGATTTACTCGCTGCTGCATCTCACCGGTTATGAGCTGAGCATCGATGATCTGAAGCAATTCCGTCAGCTGCATTCCAAGACGCCGGGTCACCCGGAGTATGGCTACGCACCGGGTGTGGAAACCACGACAGGTCCGCTGGGGCAGGGCATCACCAATGCAGTGGGTATGGCCATGGCTGAAAAGATGCTGGCCGCGCAGTTCAACCGTCCGGGTCACGCCATTGTCGATCACTACACCTATGTGTTCATGGGCGACGGCTGCCTGATGGAGGGCATTAGCCATGAAGCGTGTTCGCTGGCCGGCACCTGGAAACTGGGCAAGCTGATTGCCTTCTGGGACGATAACGGCATCTCCATTGATGGCCACGTCGAAGGCTGGTTTACCGATAATACCCCTGCACGTTTCGAATCCTATGGCTGGCATGTGATCGCCGGTGTGGATGGTCACGATGTCGATGCGGTTGACGCCGCCATCCGCGCAGCCAAGGCGGTCAGCGACAAGCCGACCCTGATCTGCTGCAAGACCGTCATCGGCAAGGGTTCGCCTAACAAGCAAGGCACACATGATGTGCACGGTGCGGCACTCGGCCACGCCGAAATCGCCGCCGCCCGCGAGCATCTGGGCTGGAGCCATGCCCCGTTTGAGATTCCGGCTGATGTCTATGCAGGCTGGAACGCACGCGACAAGGGCGCGACGCTGGAAAGCGAGTGGATCAAGCGTTTCGCTGATTACGAAGCTGCGCACCCTGAGTTGGCTGCCGAATTCCTGCGTCGCATGAAGGGCGAATTGCCTGCCAACTGGGCTGAAGTGAAAGCCGCTGCGCTGCAAAAGATTAACGATGCCGCACAAACTGTTGCGACCCGCAAGGCTAGCCAGATCGCCATCGAAGCGTTCTCGCCCGCTTTTCCGGAGTTCGTAGGCGGTTCCGCCGACCTGACCGGCTCCAATCTGACCAATTGGTCGGGGAGCAAGTGGATTGATAGCGAAGGCAACGGTAATTACATTAGCTACGGTGTGCGTGAATTCGGTATGGCTGCCATCATGAACGGTATGGCGCTGCACGGCGGTGTCCGTCCCTACGGCGGTACCTTCCTGATGTTCAGCGAATATGCACGCAATGCCCTGCGTATGGCTGCGCTGATGAAGCAGAACCCGATCTTCGTGTTTACCCACGATTCGATCGGTCTGGGCGAAGATGGTCCGACCCATCAGCCGGTGGAACAAACCGCTACCCTGCGCTACATCCCGAACATGAATACCTGGCGTCCCTGCGATACCATGGAAGCGGCTGTGGCTTGGGCGCATGCCATCGAGCAGAAATCGACCCCGTCCAGCATGATCCTGAGCCGCCAGAATCTGCCGTTTGTCAGTCGCGACGCTGCGCAAGTTGATGCGATCAACAAGGGTGGCTACGTGCTGCGTGATGCCGCCAATGGCGCGCCCAAGCTGGTGCTGATTGCCACCGGTTCGGAAATCGAACTGGCGCTGAAGGCGCGCGAACTGCTGGAAGCAGAAGGCGTGGCAACCCGCGTGGTGTCAATGCCATGTACCAATGTCTTTGATCGTCAGGACAAGACTTATCAGGCAGAAGTCCTGCCACGTGGCACTGCTCGCGTTGCCATCGAAGCGGGCGTATCCGACTTCTGGCGCAAGTATGTGGGGCTCGATGGTGCAGTGGTTGGTATGGATACCTTTGGTGAGTCCGCACCTGCGCCTGCACTGTTCAAGGCGTTTGGCTTCACGGTTGAAAACGTGGTGGCTGTCGCGAAGGCGGTATTGTAA
- a CDS encoding type 1 fimbrial protein — protein MKTKHLLPLALALTSLAGFAAGQTSTAGTITFSGKVVAQPCTIDTSTSTQTVTLQTVNTTNFSAIGDTAALQNFNLKFTNCTYYANATNKLQVAWNGTADATVNTTFNNGASTGKATGVSLQVKEATSDSNVTLDSANAIGTVVTPTFTSKYTLGSGLTGTQAVTLTYSVAYYATAAAVGAGTVSAAVPIAISFP, from the coding sequence ATGAAAACCAAACATTTGCTGCCTCTAGCACTGGCACTCACCAGTTTGGCTGGCTTTGCTGCCGGTCAGACATCGACTGCAGGTACTATCACATTCAGTGGTAAAGTGGTTGCACAGCCTTGTACGATCGACACATCGACAAGCACACAAACTGTGACCCTGCAAACAGTGAACACCACCAACTTCTCGGCAATTGGGGATACTGCTGCATTGCAGAACTTCAATCTGAAGTTCACCAATTGTACCTATTACGCAAATGCAACCAACAAGCTGCAAGTTGCGTGGAATGGTACTGCTGATGCAACCGTCAACACGACCTTCAACAATGGTGCTTCTACCGGTAAGGCAACCGGCGTGTCCCTGCAGGTGAAGGAAGCGACCAGCGACAGCAATGTCACACTGGACTCTGCTAACGCAATTGGTACCGTGGTGACACCGACCTTTACCTCCAAGTACACACTGGGCTCAGGTCTGACCGGTACCCAGGCAGTGACCCTGACGTATAGCGTGGCTTACTACGCCACCGCTGCTGCCGTTGGCGCAGGTACGGTCAGTGCTGCAGTGCCTATCGCGATCTCTTTCCCTTAA
- a CDS encoding fimbrial protein yields MANCLRLIWMGWILLGCLIVSVRADCYSSPSNTYPSVDTAITEYMTISIPTLNYSALSKVSGMTLAFGSSSTATSNDGNLTTFVCVVDTLVNTTTNVNASFSGSSGSISGYYKLANKLYLRVTFQALNKAYPFSQDMSSLTTLTNPASLGHLAEVVYIEDGTTTANPSYAGGQVVARFQEPACASNPRGNYSKVVNGRTQYYNCLNMQLTINIGAISTATTCNANLPSTILIPTQLASVITNTTKQVATFTATLNCSGFSSATILFNGPAGSVGTNLANQGTASPLSIGLALASSGGMISTGVPVSLPITSSTSNSWLFNVYTISSSASLQPGTINVPVNWTITYQ; encoded by the coding sequence ATGGCTAACTGCTTGCGTCTGATCTGGATGGGATGGATATTGCTTGGCTGCCTGATCGTGTCCGTTCGGGCTGACTGCTATTCATCGCCCAGTAATACCTATCCTTCTGTGGATACGGCCATTACCGAATACATGACCATCTCGATCCCAACCCTGAACTACAGTGCATTGTCCAAGGTGAGCGGGATGACACTGGCCTTTGGCTCAAGCAGCACGGCCACCTCGAACGACGGTAATCTGACCACTTTCGTGTGTGTGGTAGATACGCTGGTGAATACCACCACCAATGTCAATGCAAGCTTTAGCGGTTCGTCGGGGTCGATTTCGGGCTATTACAAACTGGCCAACAAGCTTTACCTGCGTGTCACCTTTCAAGCACTGAACAAGGCCTATCCATTCAGTCAGGACATGTCCTCGCTGACGACGCTGACGAATCCGGCCTCGCTGGGGCATCTGGCCGAGGTGGTATATATCGAGGATGGCACGACAACAGCCAATCCGAGTTACGCGGGTGGTCAGGTGGTGGCGCGTTTTCAGGAGCCCGCATGTGCATCCAATCCACGGGGAAACTATTCCAAAGTCGTGAATGGACGGACGCAGTATTACAACTGTCTGAATATGCAGCTCACCATTAATATCGGTGCAATCAGTACCGCAACCACCTGCAATGCAAATTTGCCATCGACCATATTGATTCCAACTCAGTTGGCATCCGTGATTACCAATACGACGAAGCAGGTGGCCACGTTTACAGCGACGCTAAACTGTTCCGGATTCAGTTCGGCCACGATTCTATTTAATGGACCCGCCGGAAGTGTGGGCACCAATTTGGCCAATCAAGGTACGGCTAGCCCGCTCAGTATCGGGCTGGCGCTTGCCAGCAGTGGAGGCATGATTTCGACGGGTGTGCCTGTCAGTTTGCCGATCACTTCGTCTACGTCAAATAGCTGGCTGTTTAATGTCTATACCATTTCATCATCTGCTTCATTGCAGCCGGGTACGATTAATGTGCCGGTTAATTGGACCATTACGTATCAGTAA